A section of the Macadamia integrifolia cultivar HAES 741 chromosome 9, SCU_Mint_v3, whole genome shotgun sequence genome encodes:
- the LOC122089805 gene encoding N-terminal acetyltransferase A complex catalytic subunit NAA10: MVCIRQATIDDLLAMQACNLLCLPENYQMKYYFYHILSWPQLLYVAEDYGRIVGYVLAKMEEETSECHGHITSLAVLRTHRKLGLATKLMTAAQNAMEQVFGAEYVSLHVRRSNRAAFNLYTETLGYKIHDVEAKYYADGEDAYDMRKQLKGKQHQHQHQHQHHHHHHHHGGCCSGDAKDSKEAREGKDSKEAKAAAAE, from the coding sequence ATGGTTTGCATTAGACAAGCCACCATAGACGACCTGCTGGCGATGCAGGCCTGCAATCTCCTCTGCCTCCCCGAGAACTACCAGATGAAATACTACTTCTATCACATCCTCTCTTGGCCTCAGCTCCTTTATGTCGCCGAAGACTATGGCCGTATCGTTGGCTATGTACTAGCCAAGATGGAAGAAGAGACCTCCGAGTGCCACGGCCACATCACCTCCCTTGCTGTTCTCCGCACTCATCGCAAGCTTGGACTCGCCACTAAGCTTATGACCGCTGCTCAGAACGCCATGGAACAGGTCTTCGGTGCTGAATACGTCTCTCTCCATGTCCGCAGAAGCAACCGCGCTGCCTTCAATCTGTACACTGAGACACTTGGTTACAAGATCCACGACGTCGAGGCTAAGTACTATGCTGACGGTGAGGATGCGTATGATATGAGGAAGCAGCTCAAAGGCAAGCAGCATCAGCATCAGCATCAGCATCagcaccatcatcatcatcaccaccacggCGGGTGCTGCTCTGGTGATGCCAAGGATTCGAAGGAGGcaagagaagggaaggattcGAAAGAGGCCAAAGCGGCTGCTGCTGAATGA